One part of the Engraulis encrasicolus isolate BLACKSEA-1 chromosome 17, IST_EnEncr_1.0, whole genome shotgun sequence genome encodes these proteins:
- the LOC134467303 gene encoding parvalbumin-like EF-hand-containing protein, translated as MAEDFNSQVKKVAMAMGASLSDQDVERIPRELRMPGNFNYNRFLEYMRQFKTSEEQEQTIRSAFKTLDKDGSGYIEWNEIKYILTSVPHSAPLVPLSDEEAEALIQAADTDGDGRIDFKEFSDMVKMEKKPRK; from the exons ATGGCGGAGGACTTCAACTCCCAGGTGAAGAAGGTCGCCATGGCCATGGGGGCGTCCCTTAGCGACCAGGACGTCGAGCGCATTCCCCGCGAGCTCCGCATGCCAG GCAACTTCAACTACAACAGGTTTCTGGAGTACATGCGTCAGTTTAAGACGTCGGAGGAACAGGAGCAGACAATCAGATCAGCCTTCAAGACGCTGGATAAGGATGGCAGCGGATACATCGAGTGGAACGAGATCAA GTACATCCTGACGTCTGTGCCCCACTCTGCTCCGCTGGTGCCCTTGTCAGACGAGGAGGCCGAGGCCCTGATTCAGGCAGCCGACACCGACGGAGACGGACGCATCGACTTCAAAG AGTTCTCTGACATGGTGAAGATGGAGAAGAAACCAAGAAAGTAG